The nucleotide sequence CTACGATCTCGGAGCGGGCATCGATCCAACTGGCGGCTCAGAACTTGTGACACAGGTGGGGGTCTGGGGCCGAGCGGCTGGCCTTGTCATCTTCTACGCACTCTTCCTGCGAGCGTCCTACGTGCCGGACGAAAACGACACAATAACGCGTGATACCTCACCCGTGAACGCATATACCAAAACGCACAGCCCGTAATCCTGTGTTCTCATTGCCGTAGTACGATCATTTGTTTGAATGACAATGGGCAGCGTCGTGGCGGGACGCGCTGGGGAGGTAGTGATGTCGGCGAGCACTGGGCACACGTCGGAGGCACACTCACGCGTACGGAGAATCGGCCTCGTTGAGGATCACGAGTCGGTGGCGATCGGACTCGCTACCATCCTGGCGGATTACCCAGATCTGGAACTTGTGGTCGCGGCCCGCACCGTCCAGAACCTTCTGGACAAGGAGCAGGACCTCGATCTGGTCGTCCTTGATTTGCGGCTCGGCGACGGGTCCTCGCCAAAAAGCAACGTCAGTACATTGCATTCGCACGGCCTGAAGGTCCTTGCGTTCACCGGGGCGGAAAATCCCTTCCTAGTACGATCCGCTGCCCGAGCTGGCGTTCTTGGCGTCGTCCGCAAATCCGAGCCGGCTGCGGCGGTAGTTGATTCCATCCGCTGCGCGGCAGCAGGCGGGCAGGTCGTCACCACCGACTGGGCCGCCGCCATCGATGGTGATCCGCACCTGCCCAACGTGGGCCTCAGCCCACGCCAGCAGGAAGTGCTGGCGCTGTACGCGTCCGGCGAGAAAGCGACCCGCGTTGCGCACCTCACCGGCCTCGCTGAGCAGACCGTGTATGACTACCTAGCGCGGATCCGTCAAAAGTACGCGGAGGCGGGTCGGCCTGCGCCGACCAAAACTGATCTTTTCAAGCGGGCGGTCGAAGACGGCTGGCTGCCCGTACCCGAACATCCCGGCTCGTGAGGATGCTGCCGTGTCTACCGCAGTGCTGGCGAAGCCGCACTCTCAGGAACAATCGGCTGCCGCCGAAACCGAGCCGATAACTCCGGCCGCGTACCACAAGGTCTTCCGCACATTCGCGCTGGTACTGGGCGTCGCTGGTGTTTCCCTAGGCCTGCTCAATCAGCAGCGTGTGACGCGCGAATTAGAGATCTTGCCGATGTGGTGGAGCATCCCCGCCTTGTCCGCCGTGTTCGCCTCCACCCTTGTCCTCGCTCTGACCGCGTACTTCGCTCCAATCCGGATTCTGTGCGTCCTGCTCCGCACCATTTCCATCGGTTATGTCCTGGCGCTGATCACGTGGCCACTCGCCTACTCTGGCCCCCCACTCGAGGACGACTTTCGCTGCTGGTTATGGTCGGTTAACGC is from Hoyosella subflava DQS3-9A1 and encodes:
- a CDS encoding response regulator transcription factor, with protein sequence MSASTGHTSEAHSRVRRIGLVEDHESVAIGLATILADYPDLELVVAARTVQNLLDKEQDLDLVVLDLRLGDGSSPKSNVSTLHSHGLKVLAFTGAENPFLVRSAARAGVLGVVRKSEPAAAVVDSIRCAAAGGQVVTTDWAAAIDGDPHLPNVGLSPRQQEVLALYASGEKATRVAHLTGLAEQTVYDYLARIRQKYAEAGRPAPTKTDLFKRAVEDGWLPVPEHPGS